The following proteins come from a genomic window of Pieris napi chromosome 15, ilPieNapi1.2, whole genome shotgun sequence:
- the LOC125056560 gene encoding uncharacterized protein LOC125056560 isoform X1, producing MQRDNGSYSSYMGNKVDNVSLIAHAASDLLDSHVLGNEKLVPAMERSVRSSVDGNSVEIGEITESPETDYMSTSAILHYCKSKILVPYLKLLTVMGLRPVADTSNSSRCAICFSHFHSAQVAVFMCLGYILQYMACFRRDRGFCYKLVPLALSSSLEYDAYRQVCYGNITFTYIGPSVLHFLGFLYALYLFRISDNEQLQNLMERVFLLSSYAPQGTPTTKPKKLLRMLWFFISLSVLWMCVSLCSVNLMMAKGTIMFRWMENSSDELLLFLKILLIVCTLIHDMIQATVITSYCLQAQLLQAHLMFLRERLLNRTISPLNWMREIAEFRKLLKYLNDDLAPAVCLFTIVNSSWAVSGIMWLLDLDKVDTGTEPIAGISILNQLLWISAVVVPFIQAARLSAECHRTQSVGHELCVRPFLHQDTSQEDITTVLAFATSLKLRAKLFCYPISSRYLCLILTLATIILFALGMCHYLQ from the exons ATGCAACGAGACAATGGATCTTACAGTAGCT ATATGGGTAATAAAGTGGATAATGTGAGTTTAATCGCTCATGCAGCTAGCGATCTCCTGGACAGCCATGTACTGGGCAACGAGAAACTTGTGCCAGCGATGGAGAGGTCCGTGAGATCTAGCGTTGACGGGAACAGTGTCGAG ATAGGGGAAATAACAGAATCACCAGAAACAGATTATATGAGTACTTCAGCTATATTACACTATTGTAAATCAAAA ATATTAGTACCATACCTTAAACTATTAACGGTTATGGGCCTGCGGCCGGTGGCTGATACGTCGAACTCCTCAAGATGCGCCATCTGCTTCTCACACTTCCATTCAGCACAAGTGGCAGTGTTTATGTGCTTAGGATATATATTGCAATATATGGCATGTTTTAG aAGAGACAGGGGATTTTGTTACAAACTAGTGCCGTTAGCATTATCTTCCTCGTTGGAATATGATGCGTACAGACAAGTATGTTACGGCAACATCACATTTACTTATATTGGGCCCAGTGTGTTGCACTTCTTAGGATTCCTGTATGCACTTTATCTCTTCAGGATATCTGATAATGAACAATTGCAAAATCTTATGGAGAGG gtGTTCCTCTTATCGTCGTACGCCCCTCAAGGAACACCGACAACAAAACCAAAGAAATTGCTGCGAATGCTTTGgttctttattagtttaagtGTCCTTTGGATGTGTGTCTCATTGTGCTCCGTAAACCTCATGATGGCAAAGGGAACTATTATGTTTAGATGGATGGAAAACAG ttccgACGAGTTgttgctttttttaaaaatacttcttATAGTATGTACATTGATCCATGATATGATTCAAGCAACGGTCATAACGAGCTACTGCCTGCAAGCTCAATTGTTGCAAGCGCACCTAATGTTCCTAAGGGAACGCTTACTTAATCGCACCATATCGCCGCTGAATTGGATGAGg GAAATAGCTGAATTTCGCAAGCTTCTAAAATACCTAAACGATGATCTAGCACCGgctgtttgtttatttacgaTTGTGAACTCTTCATGGGCGGTGTCTGGCATCATGTGGTTACTAGACCTGGACAAAGTGGATACGGGAACGGAGCCAATAGCAGGAATAAGCATTTTGAATCAGCTCCTATGGATTTCGGCAGTGGTCGTACCTTTTATACAG GCAGCAAGACTATCAGCGGAATGTCACCGCACACAATCCGTCGGGCACGAGTTGTGTGTGCGACCTTTTTTACATCAGGATACATCGCAAGAAGACATCACCACAGTACTCGCTTTCGCCACATCCCTCAAACTTCGCGCGAAACTGTTCTGCTATCCTATTTCCTCCCGATATCTGTGTCTTATTTTGACATTAGccactattatattatttgcacTTGGTATGTGTCATTATTTACAAtga
- the LOC125056560 gene encoding uncharacterized protein LOC125056560 isoform X3 → MQRDNGSYSSSSDLLDSHVLGNEKLVPAMERSVRSSVDGNSVEIGEITESPETDYMSTSAILHYCKSKILVPYLKLLTVMGLRPVADTSNSSRCAICFSHFHSAQVAVFMCLGYILQYMACFRRDRGFCYKLVPLALSSSLEYDAYRQVCYGNITFTYIGPSVLHFLGFLYALYLFRISDNEQLQNLMERVFLLSSYAPQGTPTTKPKKLLRMLWFFISLSVLWMCVSLCSVNLMMAKGTIMFRWMENSSDELLLFLKILLIVCTLIHDMIQATVITSYCLQAQLLQAHLMFLRERLLNRTISPLNWMREIAEFRKLLKYLNDDLAPAVCLFTIVNSSWAVSGIMWLLDLDKVDTGTEPIAGISILNQLLWISAVVVPFIQAARLSAECHRTQSVGHELCVRPFLHQDTSQEDITTVLAFATSLKLRAKLFCYPISSRYLCLILTLATIILFALGMCHYLQ, encoded by the exons ATGCAACGAGACAATGGATCTTACAGTAGCT CTAGCGATCTCCTGGACAGCCATGTACTGGGCAACGAGAAACTTGTGCCAGCGATGGAGAGGTCCGTGAGATCTAGCGTTGACGGGAACAGTGTCGAG ATAGGGGAAATAACAGAATCACCAGAAACAGATTATATGAGTACTTCAGCTATATTACACTATTGTAAATCAAAA ATATTAGTACCATACCTTAAACTATTAACGGTTATGGGCCTGCGGCCGGTGGCTGATACGTCGAACTCCTCAAGATGCGCCATCTGCTTCTCACACTTCCATTCAGCACAAGTGGCAGTGTTTATGTGCTTAGGATATATATTGCAATATATGGCATGTTTTAG aAGAGACAGGGGATTTTGTTACAAACTAGTGCCGTTAGCATTATCTTCCTCGTTGGAATATGATGCGTACAGACAAGTATGTTACGGCAACATCACATTTACTTATATTGGGCCCAGTGTGTTGCACTTCTTAGGATTCCTGTATGCACTTTATCTCTTCAGGATATCTGATAATGAACAATTGCAAAATCTTATGGAGAGG gtGTTCCTCTTATCGTCGTACGCCCCTCAAGGAACACCGACAACAAAACCAAAGAAATTGCTGCGAATGCTTTGgttctttattagtttaagtGTCCTTTGGATGTGTGTCTCATTGTGCTCCGTAAACCTCATGATGGCAAAGGGAACTATTATGTTTAGATGGATGGAAAACAG ttccgACGAGTTgttgctttttttaaaaatacttcttATAGTATGTACATTGATCCATGATATGATTCAAGCAACGGTCATAACGAGCTACTGCCTGCAAGCTCAATTGTTGCAAGCGCACCTAATGTTCCTAAGGGAACGCTTACTTAATCGCACCATATCGCCGCTGAATTGGATGAGg GAAATAGCTGAATTTCGCAAGCTTCTAAAATACCTAAACGATGATCTAGCACCGgctgtttgtttatttacgaTTGTGAACTCTTCATGGGCGGTGTCTGGCATCATGTGGTTACTAGACCTGGACAAAGTGGATACGGGAACGGAGCCAATAGCAGGAATAAGCATTTTGAATCAGCTCCTATGGATTTCGGCAGTGGTCGTACCTTTTATACAG GCAGCAAGACTATCAGCGGAATGTCACCGCACACAATCCGTCGGGCACGAGTTGTGTGTGCGACCTTTTTTACATCAGGATACATCGCAAGAAGACATCACCACAGTACTCGCTTTCGCCACATCCCTCAAACTTCGCGCGAAACTGTTCTGCTATCCTATTTCCTCCCGATATCTGTGTCTTATTTTGACATTAGccactattatattatttgcacTTGGTATGTGTCATTATTTACAAtga
- the LOC125056560 gene encoding uncharacterized protein LOC125056560 isoform X2, whose protein sequence is MGNKVDNVSLIAHAASDLLDSHVLGNEKLVPAMERSVRSSVDGNSVEIGEITESPETDYMSTSAILHYCKSKILVPYLKLLTVMGLRPVADTSNSSRCAICFSHFHSAQVAVFMCLGYILQYMACFRRDRGFCYKLVPLALSSSLEYDAYRQVCYGNITFTYIGPSVLHFLGFLYALYLFRISDNEQLQNLMERVFLLSSYAPQGTPTTKPKKLLRMLWFFISLSVLWMCVSLCSVNLMMAKGTIMFRWMENSSDELLLFLKILLIVCTLIHDMIQATVITSYCLQAQLLQAHLMFLRERLLNRTISPLNWMREIAEFRKLLKYLNDDLAPAVCLFTIVNSSWAVSGIMWLLDLDKVDTGTEPIAGISILNQLLWISAVVVPFIQAARLSAECHRTQSVGHELCVRPFLHQDTSQEDITTVLAFATSLKLRAKLFCYPISSRYLCLILTLATIILFALGMCHYLQ, encoded by the exons ATGGGTAATAAAGTGGATAATGTGAGTTTAATCGCTCATGCAGCTAGCGATCTCCTGGACAGCCATGTACTGGGCAACGAGAAACTTGTGCCAGCGATGGAGAGGTCCGTGAGATCTAGCGTTGACGGGAACAGTGTCGAG ATAGGGGAAATAACAGAATCACCAGAAACAGATTATATGAGTACTTCAGCTATATTACACTATTGTAAATCAAAA ATATTAGTACCATACCTTAAACTATTAACGGTTATGGGCCTGCGGCCGGTGGCTGATACGTCGAACTCCTCAAGATGCGCCATCTGCTTCTCACACTTCCATTCAGCACAAGTGGCAGTGTTTATGTGCTTAGGATATATATTGCAATATATGGCATGTTTTAG aAGAGACAGGGGATTTTGTTACAAACTAGTGCCGTTAGCATTATCTTCCTCGTTGGAATATGATGCGTACAGACAAGTATGTTACGGCAACATCACATTTACTTATATTGGGCCCAGTGTGTTGCACTTCTTAGGATTCCTGTATGCACTTTATCTCTTCAGGATATCTGATAATGAACAATTGCAAAATCTTATGGAGAGG gtGTTCCTCTTATCGTCGTACGCCCCTCAAGGAACACCGACAACAAAACCAAAGAAATTGCTGCGAATGCTTTGgttctttattagtttaagtGTCCTTTGGATGTGTGTCTCATTGTGCTCCGTAAACCTCATGATGGCAAAGGGAACTATTATGTTTAGATGGATGGAAAACAG ttccgACGAGTTgttgctttttttaaaaatacttcttATAGTATGTACATTGATCCATGATATGATTCAAGCAACGGTCATAACGAGCTACTGCCTGCAAGCTCAATTGTTGCAAGCGCACCTAATGTTCCTAAGGGAACGCTTACTTAATCGCACCATATCGCCGCTGAATTGGATGAGg GAAATAGCTGAATTTCGCAAGCTTCTAAAATACCTAAACGATGATCTAGCACCGgctgtttgtttatttacgaTTGTGAACTCTTCATGGGCGGTGTCTGGCATCATGTGGTTACTAGACCTGGACAAAGTGGATACGGGAACGGAGCCAATAGCAGGAATAAGCATTTTGAATCAGCTCCTATGGATTTCGGCAGTGGTCGTACCTTTTATACAG GCAGCAAGACTATCAGCGGAATGTCACCGCACACAATCCGTCGGGCACGAGTTGTGTGTGCGACCTTTTTTACATCAGGATACATCGCAAGAAGACATCACCACAGTACTCGCTTTCGCCACATCCCTCAAACTTCGCGCGAAACTGTTCTGCTATCCTATTTCCTCCCGATATCTGTGTCTTATTTTGACATTAGccactattatattatttgcacTTGGTATGTGTCATTATTTACAAtga